AGGTAAATAAACTATCTCATATTCCCCTATACTGCTGACAGTTTTCAATTCATGAAGCACATTTAATCTTTCGAACAATAAAGAATCATTGAACAGATGCTTCTAAGCCAATTATGAATGATTATTTGGAAACTATCTACTCAAAACAAGGATGAAGTTTCGTTTCTATACACTGCTAGTTGAGTGAACTTTGTTTTCAGGGGCACTGTCACCATCACGTAGACGTTCCCTTTTTGTCTTGGCGACATCTATGATTATTTTTGCTGCAAACGCTTACAATATTCCTTCTCTAATTACACGCGCCAAAGCAATGCTTGGAGATAAAACAGTGAGTAAAATGCTGCTGTCACGCTGTATTTGCATTTTCTTAACCACGTTACTTTGTATCCATATTAGCTTGCGAGAATGACACAAAAACTATTTTATGATgcattctttatttctttaattcaaGATTATAGAGCGATTTGTTTCTCTGTCAGGGTGATCCTTATTTACGTTTGGTTGATGATAGCAAGTTACAAGCAGTCGAAACAGGATCTGGTTCGGGGAAAGTTACGTATGGATCCAAAGAGGATGATGATTCAGCTTTGATGTGTCTTTcagaaatagaaataaaaaacgAGCAGTCTACAGCCTCTTTGGTTTCTATAATAATAGAGAGTTTGGATAATCTGTCAAATGTAAGTTCCACCTTTGATGTTTTAACTATGGAGTCCTGTGTTTACAGCGTTCATAATGGAACCTAACCTGAGACTTTTTGGATAGACCGAAGTGTCCACCATAAGGAAGGCGTTGCTAAAAGACTTTTCCCCCGAAGATCTGAGTTTGGTTGAAGCTCAGTTGTTCAAGGATGCCAAACCGAGTTATGAGCAATCTGGTTCAAATGACAACAAATCTATGGAGGTAAGTGCTACTCGAGCACTCGGAGATTCTCTTGCACTTGACTTATTCATTTAACCCCTCCTCCACTTACTATTATGCAGGAACCACTTTTTCCAATAGACGATGATGTTTTGGATTCGATTGAAAGTGCCTTTGATCAAAGTCCACTGCTGGCAATAGAAATTCCCGATCTGCTTAGTGTTAATCAAATTCTAGAATCTGTAAGTCTGATTGCAGTACACACTCTATTTGTTACCAAAAATCATATGATGCATCAGTAGCAGTTATCTGGTCAGCTTAGTTTTTGTTTTGTGAGCCTTGTGTGTATCGAACCATTTCAAAATCAGATTCATGTAGGTCATGAATCAACCGCGTTTTCCTTTGCTTTTATGCTCATTTTGTTCATATATTCGTGTGGTTCCAGCCGATTCCTTGTACTGAAATAGCGAATAACCTGATATGCCTTTTGTGAGCAGGTTTTGGAGACAGCTGCACAAGTCAGGGGAGCGTCTGTCAATGCACAAACCGATTTTTCTTTCAACGAGATGGCAAATCGTTGTGAGGCACATCTTGCTGGAAAGAAAGAGAAGACGGTAAACCTGATGAGCATCCAGGTTGATAATGGTTTTCGGTTTTCCCAGTAGTCCTTTTCGTGCTACTTGCATCCTCATTTCCCCAAGTCTGATGCAACTTCGATATCCATGCATCCGTCTTCTAGTTTTCTGCTCGTCATAACCAACCGTTTGCTGAAATGTATGGAAACTGCAGGGCGAAAACCTGTTCCTGGCACAGAATCTTCCCGTGCAGTGTGCTGCAGAATGCCAGCAACATCCAGATTCCCTTATGCTCCCTGCACTGAGTCCATTCGATACTTTTCTGAGAGCAGCGGGATGCTGAGACAAGATTCTTGCTCGCCTTCTGAGGCACCACGCCTTCTATGATGGTAAAAGCATTTCATGCCTCTGAGATTCTGCAGATCTGCACTCAATATTTGGTTCATAAACGTCGAGTTTCACACTTTTTCGGGGAGAAGTTGTCACTTGTACAGATGGAATTTGTTGAGTTCTTTTGGTGCTTGCCAGTCAAGTTCTTGCAACACTCATACCAGATACACAGGGGAGGCATATATGCTGCAGATTTTACCTCACAGAAACATAAATAGTTTAGCCAGATATGAGGTTTTACTTATCCTAATTCCTAAACTATAAGTTAACCAACCCTTTCTTTTCCCTAAAATCCCAGATTCAATTCATGTAATTTCTGCATTAAATTAAGGACACTGACAGCAGTAATTTGGAAGAAAACTAGTCTTGTGGCTTCTTggcaaattcttttttttttctttccttcttaattttcatttgtttgatttatgaaaaagcTCTCAGTCACTACTTGAATGTGCACTTTGAATGAAATTCACCCTAGCTAACAAAGGACGTAAACCAAGTTAACAGGCAACTCTAACAAGTGGGGTCGAACTTGAAATCTTTTGGTTACTAAATCGACTATCCAACCAACTTGATTGAAATTGcacattaatttttaattttttttgacatGACAATAGAATTTGTAATACTCCATATACATTGAATACTAGTGAATTGATCTATCTTATTGTGAGTTACTAATAAATTcatctgaaaaataaatattaaaaatgatttcatctcgtaaataaatataaaaaataaactttacaAACACGAAAAAATAGAACTAAGCCTCTTGGGGCATAACATAGTGGTTTGTCGCTTTAAGTCACAATTCGAGGCGGGATCGCACATAAAGATTATAGTATCATCGGTAGGCTGATTAAGCTACTCGCGATTTACTTAACAATGACAGATCCAATAAGTTTAGGAttagtttaaaaattaaaaaatttaaaaatttaaaaaaaaaaaaattgttccgGAGGTTAAAGCCGGTTTTGACTGGGTCCAAACTAAAAACCAAAACGACACGTGCACATGTTAACCTTCTAGAACGCCAATTTATTCCAAACGGCCTCTCCTGGGCTTTCGCTTTCTCGTCTTCTAGAACTTGAATTACCATCATCATCGTTCTCATTGTTTGGAGTCGTATAGCAGATTACGTCGCTGTaagttttctctctctctctctatcaatgtgtatatataaatataaattgcaaTGTTTATGTTAGAGTTTTAAGATCTGCAACTATGCAAGTAAATTGTTTGAAATATTGCATTGGATCGCATGATGCCGCGTTGTAGTATCTGTGGTTTGAATAGTTGTTTCGATGCTTTTGCACATTATGTTCCAGGTTGAGGATAGGAAGGTTGAGATTTGAAACGAGTTTGAGGTCTGTTGGATGTGCGAATACTaaggatttattttttttcttatttgctGGATTTGTTATAATGTGATTGCATTGTATGAGCTTGTATTATCTAGCATGAATTGTGTGTAGAAAGCAATGGATTCTGGCTTCCTAAGTGTCTGGTGTCTTGTTGAAGTTCTGTTTGGTAACTTAGATGTAACCTATCctttgaagaagatgattcTTTCCTATATTTCACAAAAATGCCATGGATTGATGAGAATGAAATAAATCGATTCAACAATATTATGGGGAATGTATCTGCTAGAGTATGTCTTATTGATCAGGGTGAGAGGTAAATGTATGTATTGCAAGTCTAATACTGGGTGTCCTGTACATTTGTAGCTTTCTTAAATTTGTTTAGGCATGATTTCAGAATATCATCGTAGTCGTGATTATCAGAATTCCACAAAATTGTAGTGGTTCGCTGCATGTACCCCAGTAGGTGATATCTAATTTTGGAATTGCAACATATAGGAAATATTGGGATAAGTGACGTTAGGTATGAGGATATGAACATTCTGGTCTGTTGGTGATTATATTCAGTGGACTTTGGACATGGGGGCATATAAAACAGTTTCATATTTTTCATATGAGTAGTCTGGGTCATTGTGCAACAACTCTTCTATAGAGATGGATACTCCATTGTTTCTCTAGTGTTTCATCCCCTACACTTGCTGTCATTGAAATCTGCTCTACTTGACTAAAGCTAATTCATTATACTTAAATATTGTGGTTTCCTACTGATAGTGGGTTTTTTTCTTTCAGTTGGATTCAGCATGTCTGGCCCTAAAATTATTTCTGCTATTTTGGGATCATTTGCAATTGCCTATGTTTGTGATCGCGCTGTTTCTGACCAGAAGATTTTTGGAGGCAAGCTCTGATTCTTTACTGTggtttctttgttttatttttatagtgtGTGGTATTGTTTAACAGTAAATGCCATTTGAAATCAGGTACGACCCCAAAAACTGTTGCAAACAACGATTGGTGGGAAGAAACCGACAAGAAGTTCCAGGCATGGCCTCGCACTGCAGGTCCCCCGGTTGTTATGAATCCCATCAGCCGCCAAAATTTCATTGTTAAGTCAGAATGATGGTCGATCAAGTTGCAATGCTGCCATCTCCAGTTTGAATGCATAAGATGGCGTTTGTGTTTCAAGCAATGATAAATACACAATTTTTGGATTGGATTCACATGACTTCCTTAATTCAACTTCACTTCAATGAACACAATTCAGGagcaatttaaataaattttgcaGTGTCTTTCCAAATATTCTATTCTTTTGTATGGAGCTCTTTCTTTGTACTGAGTTGCCTATGGTGACCAAATTTTTTATGGAAATGGAATTTTGTATTGTTAAGAAGCCTTCTTCCATTTTGGAGTCTAATTCTTTTACCTATTTACATTTCCCATCAGATAAGATTAATCTGATTGAACCTTTGATTGGACTATTTTGGTAACTACCTTCCAATCGAATCTCGATTGGCCTCCATTCAGGGCAATTCCAATCAAATCTCGATTGGCCTCCATTGAAGGCAACATTTTAAAGGGTGTTGCTGTATGCATGTGAGTTTGAATTCTGATTTCATTTTGCTTGTATTCTATAGTATTTTGGCTGTTTttttcaagattcaagaaaatCATGTTCTCCATTGCTAATCAAGTAGTAATTCAATACAGGGCAAATAGATCATCATAATCACAGGAGAAAAGCTAAACCCTGACATGTACAGATTTTCATAAGCATTTGCTTCTTCTCACCTGAGACTGAGCAAATTTTGTGACCACCAATGGAGATTCAAAAATCCCCAGGATTGAGATCAAGAATAGcacagatgatgatgatgatgatgatataagACTGATTCAATTCTCTGTAATTTCTCTAAGCATTTCAATCACCTTCTTCATCTTGGGCCGTTTAGCTGGTGTGGTGTCTGTGCAGATCAATGCAACTTTCAAAGCTGCAAGCATTTCTTTCCTCCAAGCAAATGAAACAGTGCTGAGTCTAGCATCAAGTATCTGCTCGGGCGTTTCCCCTCTTGCAGGCGCGCCATGAACCCACTTCACCAAATCTATTCCTTCGCCAAAAGCTTCATCCACAGGCAGTCTGGCTGTGAGGATCTCGAGCAAGACAACCCCGAAGCTGTAAACATTTCCTGGAGCTGTCACTTGCATTGTGTATGCATATTCTGTCCATAAACAGAAACCATTCAGGTATGTGTAACATAAATATGGTTAAGAACTGATTAGCTAAGCATTTGAAGCAGGTAAGCAGTAAAAGTACCTGGGGGAATATAACCAAATGATCCAGCAACAGCACTGATGCTTGCAGTTCCTCTGGATGGGTCAAGAAGCCTAGATATTTCGACTTCACCAACTAAGGGCCGGAAGTTGGAATCCACAAGTACATTTCCCGAAGAAATATCCAGGTGAATAATGGCAACGTGATGAAGGAAAGCCAACCCTTCAGCCACGCCAATGGCAATAGAGAGTCTTGTTGGCCAGTCAGGTTTGAATTCGGGTTtctttgcagattcatgaagaaACTGTGCCAACGTCCCATTAGGGTAGTATTGATGTAGGAGAAGGACAGTGTCTTCGTAGATGGCAAACCCGATAGGCCTCATCAGATTGTCGTGACAGAGCTTGCTTAGCTTTTCGAGCTCTCTGATCATCTTGCTTTGGTGTTGGACAATAGTTTTGTCCATTGATTTTAGCCTCTTAACGGACAAAACCAACCCAGAAGGCATGTCCGCTCTGTACACAGTGCTGAATGTGCCAATGCTAAGCTTGTTTGAATCTTTCATGACTGCTTTAACAACTGCATCAAAATCTATTGCTTGCCTgagattttcaacaaaaacgtTTCCAGCAATTATCACCGGCTTGCTGCAGGTTTCATCGGTGGTGGTTCCCTCGGATTTGGCAgccttttcttctttctcccTCAACATAAACAGCAAAACGACTACAGTCACAGATATGAAAACCGCCAATCCAGAACCAATAACAGCCAAAATGATCCGGTATGAAACCCTGTGATGGTAACCACGGCCATAATCATCCAGGTTCCCACAGGCATTGCTCAAAGGGTCACCACAGAGCCCTTTGTTTCCACTAAAGCTTGTATTCAAGCTTTTTTGGAATGGCACAAAAAGGGGTATTTGGCCAGTAAATTGGTTGTTCGAGAAATTAACCTCGATCAAACTTAGCATGCCCTTCAGTTCTGGTGGAATGCTCCCCGACAGCTGATTGTTAGAGACATCCAAAGAAACCAACTTGTCAAGTTTCCCCAACTCTTGGGGCAACTGCCCATGGAGATGATTGTAGCTCAGATTCAACGCAATCTGCAAGTTCTTCATATGACCTATCTCAGCCGGGATGCTTCCAGTAAGGTAATTTCTTCCCATTTGCAACTCGAGCAACTTCATGCAGTTCCCAATCTCGTGAGGTATCTCGCCTCTTATTGAATTCTGACCCAGCAGTAGATATTGCAACCTGGAAGTCTTGCAGATATCTTGCGGTATGGTGCCATTGAATCTATTGTTGCTTAAATCCAGCTTATTCAGATTCTTCGCCCCAAGCACTGATGTTGGAATTTCACCATAAAGGCTATTGCCAGAAACGATCAACTCCTGCAGATTGGTAAGGTTCCCAAACTCTGGAGGAATAGTCCCGGTAAATCCGTTCGAGGCCAAATTGAGGAGAGTGAGATTACTGCACTGTGCAAATTCTGGGGCAATCTCCCCTGAGAGATTGTTATTATCCACTTCAAAGTAAGTAAGGCTGCTGATATTACCAATTGTTCTGGGAATGGATCCTATAAGCCTGTTATTCCCAATTCGAATACTCGAAAGGCCTTTACATCTACCAATCGAATCGGGAATATAACCAATCAACTGATTCTGGGTGAGAACCAAAACCTCAAGCTTCTCCATTGCAAAAAGGCTGTCTGGGATTATCCCTTGAAGCAGGTTTGAGTGAAGATTCAGAGACCTAAGCCAGGAATTCAATCCTAAATTTGCAGGAATGGAGCCAATAAACTCATTCTCATAGGCTGCAAACACTCTCAGATTGGTCAGATTTCCCACCCACATGGGTATAGAGCCATTCAACCTATTGGTATATATCTGAAAATCCTGCAGCCTCTCTAGTCCCCCAAGTTCATCAGGTATGGTTCCTGAGACCAAATTGTTTGACACATTCAAAGCTCTAAGGTTCCTGAGCCTACCCAGTTCTCCAGGAATGGAACCCCCAAACTTATTAAAAGACAAATCAAGAAACTCAAGCTCAGATAAGTTGCCAAGAACAGGTGGGATTGATCCCTGGAAATTATTACCAGAAAGGCCAAGCCACTTCAGTGCTTTGAGCTCAGATATTAACCCAACATTACCTTGTAGCCTTAGCCCAGAAAGATCAAGCCTTTCCACCATTGATAGGTTTGAGCTGCATCCAATCCCATGCCAAGAACAGAAATCTGAGGTGTTTGAGCCCCACCCTGATATCCCTAGCTCTTTCCCAATGGCTACCAGTATAGTCTGTTCTTGCACAGCTTCACCACTTATCACCAACCCCACTACCAAAACACTCAAAAACCTCAAAAATCCCATTATTAGGTCACTCTCAAGAACCCTCATTCTCCTCATATTTCTCTTCTCCTCCTCCCCAAATTCCCCCAAATAGAAACACCCAAAGGTACATAAATCAAGAATGTTCAAGACCACCCAATTTTCTTCTCTCCCTTTTCCCCAACAGAGACAATGAAAATGGACCAGACACCAAAACAACACCTTTTTTTGGGGGGGCAATGGGTATTCAAGAACAATGTGAGATTTGGGGGTTACTATAAAGAAATATCTGAGTAGTAACCGATAGAATGATGAAAAAGACTGGTGCCCAGAGCGCCAAAAACAAGACAAACCGACCCAGAAAACCCGGTGCAGAGATTAAGGAGAAAACGGATTATGATAAACCTGGTACCAGAAAGAACATGAAGATGAGCAGAAGCAGAAGCACGAGTGCATGACCATGAACAGGAAGTTCTACAGAGACTAAAGGgggaaaaaattcaaaaaaaaaaaaaagctaaaacaAGAATTTAATGTTTTTGCAGGGGCAAAAGAACAATGGAATGTAGCAGTTTCTTGGAACAAACATGAGTGACGAAACAAGGGGGGAGGGGAAATGGGTACAATGTTGTTGTTTGGGCAAACTGCTTTCACGGGTCAGGTGTTTTTTCCCTCTCTGTCCTAGAGCGAGAAAGAGAAGGAGAGAGAGAAGGGAAATCTTGATAATGGTAGT
This region of Ipomoea triloba cultivar NCNSP0323 chromosome 15, ASM357664v1 genomic DNA includes:
- the LOC116007267 gene encoding leucine-rich repeat receptor-like tyrosine-protein kinase PXC3; translated protein: MRRMRVLESDLIMGFLRFLSVLVVGLVISGEAVQEQTILVAIGKELGISGWGSNTSDFCSWHGIGCSSNLSMVERLDLSGLRLQGNVGLISELKALKWLGLSGNNFQGSIPPVLGNLSELEFLDLSFNKFGGSIPGELGRLRNLRALNVSNNLVSGTIPDELGGLERLQDFQIYTNRLNGSIPMWVGNLTNLRVFAAYENEFIGSIPANLGLNSWLRSLNLHSNLLQGIIPDSLFAMEKLEVLVLTQNQLIGYIPDSIGRCKGLSSIRIGNNRLIGSIPRTIGNISSLTYFEVDNNNLSGEIAPEFAQCSNLTLLNLASNGFTGTIPPEFGNLTNLQELIVSGNSLYGEIPTSVLGAKNLNKLDLSNNRFNGTIPQDICKTSRLQYLLLGQNSIRGEIPHEIGNCMKLLELQMGRNYLTGSIPAEIGHMKNLQIALNLSYNHLHGQLPQELGKLDKLVSLDVSNNQLSGSIPPELKGMLSLIEVNFSNNQFTGQIPLFVPFQKSLNTSFSGNKGLCGDPLSNACGNLDDYGRGYHHRVSYRIILAVIGSGLAVFISVTVVVLLFMLREKEEKAAKSEGTTTDETCSKPVIIAGNVFVENLRQAIDFDAVVKAVMKDSNKLSIGTFSTVYRADMPSGLVLSVKRLKSMDKTIVQHQSKMIRELEKLSKLCHDNLMRPIGFAIYEDTVLLLHQYYPNGTLAQFLHESAKKPEFKPDWPTRLSIAIGVAEGLAFLHHVAIIHLDISSGNVLVDSNFRPLVGEVEISRLLDPSRGTASISAVAGSFGYIPPEYAYTMQVTAPGNVYSFGVVLLEILTARLPVDEAFGEGIDLVKWVHGAPARGETPEQILDARLSTVSFAWRKEMLAALKVALICTDTTPAKRPKMKKVIEMLREITEN